A window of Ranitomeya variabilis isolate aRanVar5 chromosome 2, aRanVar5.hap1, whole genome shotgun sequence contains these coding sequences:
- the LOC143803783 gene encoding olfactory receptor 6C74-like, with protein sequence MEELIEQLLQLRVEAKASYQEAPAEDPPDIGSCAAARAPADVPIDTTASEASRDGGSRIGRLLSMPTQLNSTHTTVKYFIIKGISDVPEMQVPIFLLVFSIYLITLGGNLTILLLICLDHHLHNPMYFFLGNLSVVDISCSTITLHRILLSFLTGDKTIPVTECMIQTYMFGSLAGHELFILTVMSYEYDRYVAVCKPLNYHMVMNRRTCGLLASFCWVLGFVQTISLVGILSTYQCYTSIEIDHFFCDIVPMMKMTCSDTSVLETLFFYQGLFLITIAPFVLTFMPYVFIIAAIVKIHTNSGRRKAFYTCSSHLTVVVLLYTTLGSQYLTPKSISSSKKLFALFNTAIVPLLNPLIYSLKNKDVKESMKRKFSCINLTR encoded by the exons ATGGAGGAATTAATCGAGCAGCTCCTCCAATTGCGGGTGGAAGCCAAGGCCTCGTACCAGGAGGCGCCGGCGGAGGACCCCCCTGACATCGGTTCCTGTGCTGCTGCCAGAGCTCCTGCCGATGTCCCTATCGACACCACTGCCAGCGAAGCCAGCCGCGATGGAGGAAGCCGCATCggccg GTTGTTGAGTATGCCCACACAGCTGAATTCAACTCATACGACTGTCAAATATTTCATTATTAAAGGTATATCAGATGTACCAGAGATGCAGGTGCCGATCTTCTTACTGGTATTTTCCATTTATCTTATCACTCTTGGTGGTAACCTAACCATACTCCTGTTGATCTGCCTGGACCATCATCTCCACAATCCGATGTACTTCTTTCTGGGTAACCTATCAGTAGTGGATATCTCCTGCTCGACTATCACTCTACACAGAATTCTTCTAAGCTTCCTAACAGGAGATAAAACCATCCCTGTTACCGAGTGTATGATACAGACTTATATGTTTGGTTCCTTAGCAGGTCATGAATTATTTATATTAACAGTCATGAGTTATGAGTATGACCGCTATGTTGCAGTTTGTAAGCCTTTGAACTACCACATGGTCATGAACCGCAGGACGTGTGGTCTGTTGGCTTCTTTTTGCTGGGTGTTGGGTTTTGTTCAAACTATTTCACTTGTTGGAATACTCTCTACTTACCAATGTTACACCTCAATTGAAATTGATCACTTCTTCTGTGACATTGTCCCTATGATGAAAATGACCTGTAGTGACACCTCAGTTTTGGAAACATTATTCTTCTACCAGGGTCTCTTTCTTATAACCATTGCTCCATTTGTCCTTACTTTCATGCCTTATGTCTTCATCATTGCTGCGATAGTGAAGATACATACTAACTCTGGCCGACGTAAAGCCTTCTACACATGTTCCTCACATCTGACAGTGGTTGTGTTATTGTACACCACGCTAGGAAGTCAATATCTTACTCCAAAATCCATCAGTAGCTCCAAGAAGCTTTTTGCGTTGTTCAACACAGCTATTGTCCCTCTGCTCAATCCACTGATCTACAGCTTAAAGAACAAAGATGTGAAGGAGTCTATGAAAAGGAAGTTTTCCTGCATCAATCTCACCagataa